Proteins found in one Leptospira ellinghausenii genomic segment:
- a CDS encoding DinB family protein encodes MEQGIALLSSLSDRMYLQKQNNSESSVGEHIRHVIEHYQMFLEGIQIGHIDYDKRKRDPSLEENRLHAINRLHELFTFFETKYLPLGQILVSQNYNPDLPTPIVTSTVERELLFLVSHTVHHYAIIALILIEEEGVIPPYFGYSPATLYSKLQSKQV; translated from the coding sequence TTGGAACAAGGAATTGCCTTACTCTCTTCCCTTTCTGATCGAATGTATCTTCAAAAACAAAATAATTCTGAATCGAGTGTTGGTGAACATATTCGCCATGTGATAGAACATTACCAAATGTTTCTTGAGGGGATTCAGATAGGTCACATTGATTATGATAAAAGAAAACGTGACCCTTCGCTTGAAGAGAACCGACTTCATGCAATCAATCGTTTACACGAGTTATTCACTTTTTTCGAAACAAAGTATTTGCCACTTGGACAAATACTAGTTTCCCAAAATTATAATCCAGACTTACCAACTCCGATTGTCACATCCACAGTTGAGAGGGAACTATTATTTTTAGTTTCTCACACTGTTCACCATTATGCAATCATTGCATTAATATTAATAGAAGAAGAAGGTGTCATTCCACCATATTTTGGTTATTCGCCTGCTACATTGTATTCAAAATTACAGAGTAAACAGGTTTGA
- a CDS encoding SCO family protein, whose product MAPKKWIQRLLWVFVVFLFLGLSSLLHFFSSSYRKIPCEICEIQFRTVPKSNWIIIYPGLVGCGKKCPMALGNLRQFQLRFPNSNFSFYFLVTDPKETEEDIRNYLAYYQTSLAIQALRPKSMEEVRFYRRLGAYLPEHPVLKQKDEHGTQFFLIPPNRKVVYALPKLGENDWIQIQKEMSKE is encoded by the coding sequence ATGGCACCTAAAAAATGGATCCAAAGACTACTTTGGGTCTTTGTTGTTTTCCTTTTTCTAGGACTTAGTTCCTTACTCCATTTTTTTTCCAGTTCATACCGAAAGATCCCTTGTGAGATCTGTGAAATTCAATTTCGTACGGTACCAAAATCAAATTGGATCATCATTTATCCTGGGTTAGTTGGTTGTGGTAAAAAATGTCCTATGGCCTTGGGAAATCTCAGGCAATTTCAGTTACGATTCCCTAATTCAAATTTTTCTTTTTACTTTTTGGTAACTGACCCTAAAGAAACAGAAGAAGACATTCGTAATTATTTAGCGTATTATCAAACTTCTTTGGCAATCCAAGCCCTACGGCCAAAATCAATGGAAGAAGTTCGGTTTTATAGAAGGCTTGGAGCTTATTTACCAGAACATCCTGTTCTCAAACAAAAAGATGAACATGGAACTCAATTTTTTCTCATCCCACCAAATCGGAAAGTTGTGTATGCACTTCCCAAACTTGGTGAAAATGATTGGATCCAAATCCAAAAAGAAATGAGCAAAGAGTGA
- a CDS encoding leucine-rich repeat domain-containing protein: MKLIVSPIYFLFLVVLFSFGCKKEVVDANTWFEEHKEDRVLNLSNKEVGVLPTSIGNLNKVEELTFQYDSLTTLPKEIGNLKQLKILNLFGNPLTALPEELGNLENLEVLLLGRTELKEIPPVISKLKHLRTLALDETKVQLTEADVEVIANLPSLEILDLSLMREYKTLPKNLAKLSFLKQLILQKTLLEKSDVVRLRDELPKVRVKL, translated from the coding sequence ATGAAGTTGATTGTTTCTCCCATTTATTTTTTGTTTCTAGTCGTTTTGTTTTCCTTTGGCTGTAAAAAGGAAGTGGTGGATGCAAACACTTGGTTTGAAGAACACAAAGAAGACCGAGTCCTCAATCTTTCCAATAAAGAAGTGGGAGTTTTACCAACTTCGATTGGAAACTTAAACAAGGTAGAAGAACTCACTTTCCAATACGATTCACTCACGACATTACCGAAAGAGATTGGAAACTTAAAACAACTGAAGATTCTAAATCTTTTTGGAAACCCCCTCACTGCTCTTCCAGAAGAACTGGGAAATTTGGAAAACTTGGAAGTATTACTACTTGGCAGAACCGAATTGAAAGAAATTCCCCCAGTCATTTCAAAATTGAAACATCTAAGAACCCTGGCACTAGACGAAACCAAAGTGCAACTAACAGAAGCGGACGTGGAAGTGATCGCAAACCTCCCCTCTTTGGAAATCCTTGACCTTAGCCTCATGAGAGAGTACAAAACTCTCCCTAAAAACTTGGCAAAACTTTCCTTTTTAAAACAACTCATCTTACAAAAAACTCTTTTGGAAAAATCCGATGTTGTTAGACTCCGAGACGAGTTACCGAAAGTTCGCGTAAAACTATAA
- a CDS encoding methyl-accepting chemotaxis protein, which yields MAAVLLERQKKVDTFFVWAIFAHIPLVFLLSLGYGATLIVTISAIIIATLSFLFYRFLRGSFFLRAWNGAALMLFSALLIQAQFGRIEMHFHVFSALAVLFVYEDWRVLLVAALTIAIHHLVGNYLQEFGVVFLNTKVIVYSYGTGLEIVITHALFVVMETGILIYFSYLSVLDLKLQIETQTNLETVMAGVTAAIDEVSQGTKSYLENSNLITTAVRKFESSFQDQSSSIEAISAATEETTASSQLILEGSNRQINEVKTVEELNRNLFNLNEGFVKSLEVMRAKIQESAESVKKTETEFSTLYQSMEVAVDDSEKMEEILDLISDIAEKVNLLSLNASIEAARAGDAGRGFAVVASEISKLADSTADATKNISTISGKIKSAIQVSFKQSNQINQTVQGFVKSILASEVGMGELTEKISGTLSAFEKQENALTTLDQIAQEMQLSSKEQSSSMLEISDSIMDLNLKTQTNLNTSSEMISFIDKGNVIFENLKDSVETLSAMIETGNGT from the coding sequence TTGGCGGCAGTTCTATTAGAACGCCAAAAAAAAGTTGATACGTTTTTTGTCTGGGCAATTTTTGCTCACATTCCCCTCGTTTTTTTACTCTCCCTTGGGTACGGTGCCACTTTAATTGTTACAATTTCAGCCATCATCATTGCCACTCTTTCGTTTTTGTTCTATCGATTTTTACGTGGAAGTTTTTTCTTAAGAGCTTGGAATGGAGCTGCTCTTATGTTATTCAGTGCCCTCCTCATACAAGCACAATTTGGTCGTATTGAAATGCATTTTCACGTTTTCAGTGCCCTTGCTGTATTGTTTGTTTATGAGGACTGGCGTGTATTACTTGTTGCCGCATTGACAATCGCCATACACCACTTAGTTGGAAATTACCTCCAAGAGTTTGGTGTTGTATTTTTGAATACCAAAGTGATTGTTTATAGTTATGGTACTGGATTAGAAATTGTGATCACACATGCACTATTTGTAGTGATGGAAACTGGAATTCTCATTTATTTTTCCTACCTTTCTGTTTTGGACCTAAAATTACAAATAGAAACCCAAACAAATTTAGAAACGGTGATGGCGGGTGTTACTGCAGCAATTGATGAAGTTTCGCAAGGGACAAAATCCTACCTAGAAAACTCAAATTTGATCACAACTGCTGTTAGAAAGTTTGAATCTTCTTTCCAAGACCAATCCTCTTCCATAGAAGCAATTTCAGCAGCAACAGAAGAAACCACTGCCTCAAGCCAACTGATTTTGGAAGGATCCAATCGCCAAATCAACGAAGTAAAAACAGTAGAAGAACTCAATCGAAACTTATTCAATTTGAATGAAGGTTTTGTGAAATCATTGGAAGTGATGAGAGCAAAAATACAAGAATCTGCAGAAAGTGTCAAAAAAACGGAAACAGAATTTTCAACTTTGTACCAATCAATGGAAGTGGCAGTGGATGATTCTGAAAAAATGGAAGAAATTTTGGATCTGATTTCGGATATTGCTGAGAAAGTCAACTTACTTTCGTTAAATGCTTCTATTGAGGCAGCAAGAGCAGGTGATGCGGGAAGAGGATTTGCAGTTGTTGCTTCGGAGATTTCAAAACTTGCCGATTCTACAGCAGATGCAACTAAAAATATCTCTACTATCTCTGGTAAAATTAAATCCGCAATCCAAGTTAGTTTTAAACAATCAAATCAAATCAACCAAACAGTCCAAGGGTTTGTGAAATCCATTTTGGCATCAGAAGTGGGCATGGGTGAGTTAACAGAAAAAATTTCGGGAACACTCTCTGCATTTGAAAAACAAGAGAATGCTTTAACCACTCTCGACCAAATTGCACAAGAAATGCAACTTTCAAGCAAAGAACAATCATCCAGTATGCTTGAAATATCGGATTCGATTATGGATTTAAATTTGAAAACACAGACCAATTTGAATACAAGTTCGGAAATGATTTCGTTTATCGATAAAGGCAATGTAATCTTTGAAAATTTAAAAGATTCAGTCGAAACACTTTCTGCAATGATTGAAACAGGAAATGGCACCTAA
- a CDS encoding STAS domain-containing protein: MVSELTKEKSYRIEVSSLDLYSAQSLEEDMTKLFQNDLSVIYIDFSNVEEVSSAVLGLLLYKKMMFQKQGVRLFLTNVKPQIQKILKILNLSGHLLV; encoded by the coding sequence ATGGTTTCAGAACTTACAAAAGAAAAAAGTTACCGAATCGAAGTTAGTAGTTTGGATTTGTATTCTGCGCAAAGCCTTGAAGAAGACATGACAAAACTCTTTCAAAATGATTTGAGTGTGATTTATATTGATTTTTCCAATGTAGAAGAAGTTTCATCTGCTGTGCTTGGATTACTTTTATACAAAAAAATGATGTTCCAAAAACAAGGTGTGCGACTCTTTCTGACAAACGTAAAACCTCAGATTCAAAAAATCTTAAAAATCTTAAACCTGAGTGGCCATTTACTTGTTTGA
- a CDS encoding polyprenol monophosphomannose synthase, which produces MKDKTSIILPTYNEAGNIKNCVETITNVLEKDGLPFEIIIVDDNSPDGTFEVSKVLAKYDSRVKPFVRLTEKGLSSAVTFGYNQAEGDKFVVVDADFQHDYSKIPDVIRLLRDNDIVVATRRSKDGGYGNFPVLRKLASLFATKISEWLFPVKISDPMSGFFGIRKTVYLDTKDKLHPRGYKILFEILGVVKTDKIAEIGYTFGLRTWGHSKLDSGVIFYFLWDLISIKWYQWRQSHHFFLGSKGRNSHIHP; this is translated from the coding sequence ATGAAAGATAAAACAAGCATAATACTTCCAACCTATAACGAAGCAGGTAATATCAAAAACTGCGTTGAAACCATAACGAATGTCCTAGAAAAAGATGGCCTTCCATTTGAAATCATTATCGTTGATGATAATTCACCTGATGGAACCTTTGAAGTTTCCAAAGTTTTAGCAAAATATGATTCACGAGTGAAACCATTTGTTAGGCTCACGGAAAAAGGTTTAAGTTCAGCAGTTACCTTTGGTTATAACCAAGCGGAGGGGGACAAATTTGTTGTTGTTGATGCGGATTTCCAACATGATTACTCCAAAATTCCAGATGTAATTCGACTTTTAAGAGACAATGATATCGTAGTTGCGACAAGAAGGAGTAAAGATGGAGGATATGGAAATTTCCCCGTCTTACGGAAGTTAGCAAGTCTCTTTGCTACAAAAATATCAGAATGGTTATTTCCTGTAAAGATTTCAGATCCTATGAGTGGATTTTTTGGAATTCGCAAAACAGTCTACTTAGACACAAAAGATAAATTACACCCAAGAGGTTACAAAATTCTTTTTGAAATTTTGGGTGTCGTGAAAACAGATAAAATTGCAGAAATTGGTTATACATTTGGACTTCGCACTTGGGGGCATTCCAAATTAGATTCAGGTGTGATCTTTTATTTCCTTTGGGATTTGATTTCAATCAAATGGTACCAGTGGAGGCAATCACATCACTTTTTCCTTGGATCCAAAGGAAGGAATTCCCACATCCATCCCTAA
- a CDS encoding glycoside hydrolase family 13 protein: MEWWKQTSIYQIYPWSFQDSNGDGIGDLKGILRRLDEIQTLGVETIWFSPFYVSPGEDFGYDIADYTNIDPRFGTMADCEQLIREIHKRKMRVVLDMVMNHTSDKHPWFLESKSSTSNAKRDFYIWKKGTKKPPNNWISMVGKSGWNYDKGTEEYYYSNFLSFQPDLNYRNPRVKKTMFGVLDFWLKKGVDGFRLDIFNSIYKDESFRDNPFSLRFFPTPDNHDEAFFQKKQYNLNLPESFSFAKEVRKHISKYKQKPFLIGEVSGSDQVLKSFLGEKTDGLNLVFQFELIHFSYNADFFRKLLQKNEEIFPTPFTPTYVLGNHDQRRYIDRLGGDIRKAKLLVCFQFMARGVPIVYYGEEIGRKEGKLSNFFGKDPIAKLNRFVPLFLTKLLGIYINRDNCRLPMLWDDSQNAGFTNGKPWLPIETVQASDTVLGQKNDPNSLWKHYQTMFHIRKDFDVVRVGSLEIIHTEEPAILSFERRFKNKRLCVFLNFGKNQKDLNVDMKGKKIYAFGGADWDGKMMHLPEHSGIIIDLQFAKSSNK; the protein is encoded by the coding sequence ATGGAATGGTGGAAACAAACTTCAATTTATCAAATTTACCCTTGGTCCTTCCAGGATTCCAACGGTGATGGAATTGGCGATTTAAAGGGAATCCTAAGACGTTTGGACGAGATCCAAACCTTAGGCGTTGAAACCATTTGGTTTTCTCCGTTTTATGTCAGTCCTGGTGAAGATTTTGGTTATGATATTGCAGATTATACAAACATTGATCCCAGATTTGGGACGATGGCCGATTGTGAACAATTGATTCGAGAAATCCATAAACGTAAGATGAGAGTGGTTTTGGATATGGTGATGAACCATACTTCTGACAAACACCCATGGTTTTTAGAATCAAAGTCATCCACATCGAATGCCAAACGAGATTTTTACATTTGGAAAAAGGGGACTAAAAAACCACCGAATAACTGGATTTCGATGGTTGGGAAATCGGGATGGAATTATGATAAAGGAACAGAGGAATACTATTATAGTAATTTTTTATCCTTCCAACCAGACTTAAATTACAGGAATCCAAGAGTTAAAAAAACCATGTTTGGCGTTCTGGATTTTTGGTTAAAAAAAGGTGTCGATGGGTTTCGTCTTGATATCTTCAATTCCATTTATAAAGATGAGAGTTTTCGGGATAATCCTTTTAGTCTAAGATTTTTTCCAACACCAGATAACCATGATGAGGCGTTTTTTCAAAAAAAACAGTATAACCTAAATCTACCGGAATCATTTTCGTTTGCAAAAGAAGTACGAAAACACATCTCCAAGTACAAACAAAAACCATTCCTCATTGGTGAGGTGAGTGGAAGTGACCAAGTATTAAAATCATTTTTAGGTGAAAAAACTGATGGTCTCAATTTGGTATTTCAGTTTGAGTTAATACACTTTTCGTACAATGCGGATTTTTTTCGCAAACTACTACAAAAAAATGAAGAAATTTTCCCAACTCCTTTTACTCCTACTTATGTATTAGGTAACCATGACCAAAGGAGATACATTGATCGGTTAGGTGGTGACATACGAAAAGCAAAACTTCTTGTTTGTTTTCAATTTATGGCAAGAGGAGTTCCGATTGTTTATTATGGAGAAGAAATTGGTAGAAAAGAAGGAAAACTCTCCAACTTTTTTGGGAAAGATCCAATTGCCAAATTGAATCGTTTTGTTCCCTTGTTTTTAACAAAACTTTTGGGAATTTACATCAATAGAGATAATTGCCGACTCCCCATGTTATGGGATGATTCCCAGAATGCTGGGTTCACAAATGGTAAACCATGGTTGCCTATCGAAACCGTACAAGCTAGTGATACTGTATTGGGACAAAAAAATGATCCAAACTCTTTGTGGAAACATTACCAAACAATGTTTCATATACGGAAGGATTTCGATGTCGTAAGAGTCGGTAGTTTGGAAATCATCCATACAGAAGAACCAGCTATTTTGAGTTTTGAAAGAAGGTTTAAAAACAAACGACTTTGTGTATTCCTCAACTTTGGTAAAAATCAAAAAGATTTGAATGTTGATATGAAAGGAAAAAAAATCTATGCTTTTGGTGGAGCCGATTGGGACGGGAAAATGATGCACCTACCAGAACATTCTGGTATCATCATTGATTTGCAATTTGCCAAGAGTTCAAACAAGTAA
- a CDS encoding ArnT family glycosyltransferase, whose translation MIYLLLGLLFVIFGSLLGVPDAPFPQGDEIMHIRSIRESLELGSYLLPSLSGLPNPYKPPLLFWMGMASDSIFGIHYLSERLVSLIFGMGTMVLLYRLVFAISKSKSETLLNTLLFGFSFLSLKFFGLLMMEGPMVFFLLLYFHSFYFYKQTKQTSYLIFGSFVTGIGYLLKGPIIHVYVFFILFSYFYVKVIRIRNGKITFQWNQIIREKILLFSYVLTFIIPLLWISFLYFQIPSGKDLLRFFFITENIGKFYSSNQSGLRIWLGWLIYTIPFTIPLLQLVWNSIRFPKQNKHQIYVSTLLVFILLVTCLHLLPNRKDPYYVTPFISFLFLLSSMQRESWKTLLLSKINRYSILIVYFILLLLSIVLRLPTLFIFSILGVLIIVSSLCFFQSVKNQWRAILITQILVIPILIFFLLKPLSDPDLREEAKEVGKNSVCVVAENPWTAMDVQNKLINAKVKFALPLTIEENCSESNYLISFVEAKIPNEFHRVNSWFQWKQHLQMNTKTLIGSVFKMEKQKFQTEISLWKKGNLE comes from the coding sequence ATGATTTATCTACTATTGGGATTACTTTTCGTTATATTTGGATCCTTACTGGGTGTCCCTGATGCCCCATTCCCTCAAGGGGATGAAATCATGCACATAAGGTCCATTCGTGAGAGTTTAGAACTAGGAAGTTACCTTTTACCTTCTCTATCTGGTTTACCGAATCCATACAAACCACCCCTGCTTTTTTGGATGGGAATGGCTTCCGATTCCATATTTGGGATTCATTACCTTTCGGAACGATTGGTCTCTCTAATTTTTGGAATGGGTACAATGGTCTTACTATATCGTTTGGTATTTGCCATCAGCAAATCCAAATCTGAAACTTTACTCAACACCTTACTCTTTGGTTTCTCCTTTTTATCTCTCAAATTTTTTGGACTTCTCATGATGGAAGGACCAATGGTCTTCTTTTTACTTCTTTATTTTCATTCCTTTTATTTTTACAAACAAACAAAACAAACTTCTTATCTGATTTTTGGAAGTTTCGTCACAGGGATTGGGTACTTACTAAAAGGACCAATCATCCATGTGTATGTTTTTTTTATACTTTTCAGTTATTTTTATGTAAAAGTGATTCGTATTCGAAATGGGAAAATCACATTCCAGTGGAACCAGATCATCCGAGAAAAAATCCTTCTTTTCTCTTATGTTTTGACCTTTATCATTCCACTACTCTGGATTTCCTTTTTGTACTTTCAAATACCGTCAGGGAAAGATTTACTTCGATTTTTCTTTATCACGGAAAATATAGGAAAGTTTTATTCCTCCAACCAATCAGGATTACGAATTTGGTTGGGTTGGCTTATTTACACGATACCATTTACCATTCCGCTTTTACAATTGGTTTGGAATTCAATTCGTTTCCCAAAACAAAATAAACACCAGATTTATGTTTCCACATTACTTGTGTTTATCCTATTGGTTACATGTTTACACCTACTTCCAAACCGTAAAGATCCTTACTATGTAACTCCATTTATTAGCTTTTTATTCCTACTTTCGTCCATGCAACGAGAATCATGGAAAACACTTCTTCTTTCGAAGATAAATCGATATAGTATACTCATTGTTTATTTTATCTTATTATTACTTTCTATTGTCTTACGATTACCAACTTTATTTATTTTTTCTATATTGGGTGTTCTTATCATCGTAAGTTCTCTCTGTTTTTTCCAAAGTGTTAAAAACCAATGGAGAGCTATACTCATCACACAAATCTTAGTGATCCCAATTCTCATTTTTTTCTTATTAAAACCGCTTTCCGATCCAGATCTACGTGAGGAGGCAAAAGAAGTTGGTAAAAATTCTGTTTGTGTTGTGGCAGAGAATCCTTGGACTGCGATGGACGTACAAAACAAACTCATCAATGCAAAGGTCAAATTTGCATTGCCACTTACAATTGAGGAAAATTGTTCCGAATCAAACTATCTAATCAGTTTTGTTGAAGCTAAAATTCCGAATGAATTTCATCGAGTGAACTCTTGGTTCCAATGGAAACAACACCTTCAAATGAATACAAAAACATTGATTGGCTCTGTTTTTAAAATGGAAAAACAAAAATTCCAAACGGAGATCAGTTTATGGAAAAAGGGTAATTTAGAATGA
- a CDS encoding SDR family oxidoreductase, with the protein MDIDSLIRELKTLLDSPKDLVTIPEEKRLELMILCGKISRPDRNEVRKRNRTVRIEKKESLKTQEKQKTALTGIRRARESAVFKAPLQISNSTGWSWDNATELSQPKPCYICKTPFTKLHFFYDSMCPNCAELNYSKRYQTADLRGTVAVITGSRLKIGYQATLLLLRAGARVIATTRFPNDSAIRFSKESDFHLWKDRLQIFGLDLRHTPSVEIFCKFLENHLERLDILINNAAQTVRRPPGFYSHLLETEKIPISDLPSEAQKLLSFYQHCKNELDSYRSDSEMKDTATALAVSWNHKTPGVGIRSSAALSQIPYSHDNSHELESVFPEGKLDADLQQVDLRKTNSWRLKLGEINTSEMLEVQLVNAVAPFVLCNRLVGIMRKDNTGKKHIINVSAMEGKFHRFKKEDRHPHTNMAKAALNMMTHTSAEDFAKDGIFMNAVDTGWVTDEDPIELAKRKQDLHDFQPPLDIVDGAARVVDPLFDGVNSGKHWIGKFLKDYFPIDW; encoded by the coding sequence ATGGACATTGATTCTTTGATACGTGAATTAAAAACACTTTTAGATTCACCAAAAGATCTCGTTACCATACCGGAAGAAAAACGCCTTGAGCTTATGATCCTTTGTGGGAAAATTTCAAGACCTGATCGAAATGAAGTCCGAAAACGGAATCGAACTGTTCGCATCGAAAAAAAAGAAAGTTTAAAAACCCAAGAAAAACAAAAAACAGCTTTGACCGGGATTAGAAGAGCAAGGGAGTCCGCTGTCTTCAAAGCACCACTACAAATTTCCAATTCTACGGGATGGTCATGGGATAATGCCACTGAATTGTCCCAACCTAAACCTTGTTATATCTGTAAAACTCCTTTTACAAAATTACATTTTTTTTATGACTCAATGTGTCCCAATTGTGCGGAACTCAATTACTCCAAACGTTACCAAACCGCTGATTTAAGAGGCACTGTTGCCGTCATCACTGGTTCGAGATTAAAAATTGGTTACCAAGCCACTTTGTTATTATTACGAGCAGGTGCTCGAGTCATCGCGACAACTAGATTTCCAAATGATTCAGCGATTCGATTTTCCAAGGAATCTGATTTTCACTTATGGAAAGACCGATTACAAATCTTTGGTTTGGATTTAAGGCATACACCAAGTGTGGAGATTTTTTGTAAATTCTTGGAAAACCACTTAGAACGATTGGATATCCTGATTAACAATGCAGCACAAACAGTCAGAAGACCACCCGGCTTTTATTCTCATTTACTGGAAACAGAAAAAATCCCAATTTCAGACTTACCTTCTGAAGCGCAAAAACTCTTAAGTTTTTACCAACATTGTAAAAATGAATTGGACTCCTACCGGTCTGATTCGGAAATGAAAGACACGGCAACTGCGTTAGCCGTTAGCTGGAACCATAAAACTCCAGGTGTTGGCATCAGGTCTTCAGCCGCACTTTCACAAATCCCGTATTCTCATGACAATTCTCATGAATTGGAATCCGTATTCCCCGAAGGAAAATTAGATGCTGATTTACAACAGGTGGACCTCCGAAAAACAAATAGTTGGCGATTGAAACTTGGCGAAATAAATACTTCCGAAATGTTAGAAGTACAACTGGTAAATGCTGTGGCACCTTTTGTTCTTTGTAATCGATTGGTGGGTATTATGCGTAAAGACAACACTGGCAAAAAACACATCATCAATGTCTCCGCAATGGAAGGGAAATTCCATCGATTTAAAAAAGAAGACCGTCACCCCCATACAAACATGGCTAAAGCCGCGTTGAATATGATGACTCATACCTCAGCAGAAGACTTTGCAAAAGATGGCATTTTTATGAATGCTGTTGATACTGGTTGGGTGACTGATGAAGATCCAATTGAACTTGCCAAACGAAAACAAGACCTTCATGATTTCCAACCTCCCCTAGATATTGTGGATGGGGCTGCACGTGTCGTTGATCCATTGTTTGACGGAGTAAATTCAGGCAAACATTGGATTGGTAAGTTTTTAAAGGACTATTTCCCTATCGACTGGTAA
- the speD gene encoding adenosylmethionine decarboxylase, with product MDKEKIKLSGFNNLTKVLSFNLYDFCITLDDEQKSRYVTYIHDKYNASKITEISKEIVKRIDANILSVSAQDYDPVGASAMVLMSDVKGGGNPIPSTQVSMHLDKSHITVHTYPDAADPDGICSFRVDIDISTCGEIIPLDSINFLFEAFECDVVYIDYVVRGYTRLADGKKIYNDHHFNSILDFIKPEIKRNYTYLSDINMPQDNTWQTKMMIRELGPENYLLNPEDISHPDVPNKMKLLREEMKEVYHMIH from the coding sequence ATGGATAAAGAAAAAATCAAACTTTCCGGTTTTAACAATCTGACAAAAGTTTTGAGTTTTAACCTCTACGATTTTTGCATCACACTCGATGACGAACAAAAAAGTAGATATGTAACATATATCCACGACAAGTACAATGCGAGTAAAATTACAGAAATCTCCAAAGAGATTGTCAAACGTATTGATGCCAATATCCTCTCTGTATCCGCACAAGATTACGATCCTGTGGGTGCTTCAGCTATGGTTCTAATGAGTGATGTGAAGGGTGGAGGAAATCCAATCCCATCGACACAGGTTAGTATGCATTTGGATAAATCGCACATCACGGTACATACCTACCCTGATGCGGCTGATCCAGATGGAATCTGTTCTTTTCGTGTAGACATTGACATTTCGACCTGTGGGGAAATCATTCCACTTGACTCCATCAATTTCCTATTTGAAGCATTTGAATGTGATGTGGTTTATATTGACTATGTGGTAAGAGGGTATACCCGACTTGCAGATGGTAAAAAGATATACAACGATCATCACTTCAATTCTATCTTAGATTTTATCAAACCAGAAATCAAAAGAAATTATACTTATCTTTCTGACATCAACATGCCTCAAGATAACACTTGGCAAACTAAAATGATGATCCGAGAACTTGGACCTGAAAATTATTTGTTAAACCCTGAGGACATCTCTCATCCAGATGTTCCGAACAAAATGAAACTTCTAAGAGAGGAAATGAAAGAAGTGTATCATATGATCCACTAA